The window accttctttgttcccagcctcacaggagccatatcagcacttactgttccttccatagttacactctttgcagcactccctgttccttcaatagttacactctttggcagccccagtactccctgaatctaacagaaaTATGATTGTATGAGTCGATCAATTTCAATATTAGAATTAAAGATATCCCTTTAAATTCTTACCATTAAAGAATACTACATTATGCCAAATAAAACTATTTGTTTTTAACATGTGTTTAAACATGGTTAAACTTCCAGTCAAACCTTATGAATGAGCCCAAAATGATCCTTATCTTTGTTTTGGACTCTGCACAACCTAGACTTTCTTAGGTGTAGAGTTTGTTTCAGAGCCTGATACAAAGAAACAGCTTGGGCTTGTTTACTCCAATCTAATCCTCTAGGACAGACACAGCTGAAATCATTAGATTGATTGTGGTGTCCCAGTATAGATTAAGTGCATGGAGCCAGAGGATTTGAGTCCACATCTCCCTTGACAAACTATTATATCGCCCTAGGATTCAGTATTCTATCTGTAAATTGAGGAAACCTTATAAAACCAGGATTATGAAACTGCTATGAAAATTAAATGGAGAATGGTGGTTTTGGACCCAGACTTTCTGGATTCAAACACTGAATGCACAACCTCCTAGCTGCATGATTTTGGGCAGTCTACTTAATAACTCTGTgcccaaaattatttatttgtaaaatagaaataattgtaCTACTTCATATGGTTGTTTAGAGAAATAAACcagttaatatatataatgtgcTTAGAATAGGATTTGCACACAGTAAGTGCAAATTATTGCTTGCTAggtaaattaaataagaaaaaaaaacagttggcACCTACAGCTGTTAATAATAGTGataattaaagtaataataattggtttacaaatgtataaaaataagtgTTAGAAGAAGTATGAGGCCCTggatgattggctcagtggtagagcattggcccagcatgttgaTATCCTAGGTTTGAACCCCGTCAGGGCAGACaagtgaagcaaccatctgcttctctaccctgccccttctctgtctctctttccttcttgcagccatggctctattggttgaGCAAGTTTGCCCCAGcactgaagacggctccatggagcttatgcctcagatgctaaaaacagtttggttgccaagcaatgaatcCAGATTGGCAGAGTACCCTCTGAAGGGTGCTttccggatggatcccggtcacaGTGCATTTaggaatgtgggagtctgtctctctgtcttatctcctctcacttggaaaagaaacaaaaaagacgTATGAATTTAAATAAGCAATCAGGTACACAGCATTTGCTAGATCCTAAAAGAGCTGCAGGTGAACACAAATTTTATAGTTCACCTGACATGGTAAGAATGGATCCTAAGAATAAAATCTGATAGTTGCCTTTCTAAGGGCATCCTTCACATCTTTGTTCCTCAGACTGTAGATGAGAGGGTTCAGCATGGGGATCACCACCGTGTAGAACAGAGACACCACTTTGTTCTGGTCGGTTGAGTAGCTGGATTTGGGAAGCACATAAATGAAGGTAATAGTTCCATAGTAGAGGGTAACAGCAGTGAGGTGGGAAGTGCAGGTGGAGAAGGCCTTGTGTCGGCCCTCAGCAGAACGCATCTTTAGGATGGTGATGAGGATGTACATATAAGAGAGAGATATCACAAACACTGTGACCACAATAATGGAcccagaagagagggaagggatgaTTTCAACAATGGAGACATCTGAGCAGGAAATTTTTAACAAAGGGGAGAAGTCACAGAAAAAGTGATCTACTTGATTGGGTCCACAGAAAGACACACTCAATAAACAGCCAGTAAATGTCCAAGCATTCACAAATCCACCCAAGTAGGACAACCCCACTAAGAGAATGCAGATTCTGGGGGCCATGCGGGTGGTATAGAGCAGTGGTGAGCAGATGGCCACGTAGCGATCATAGGCCATGGCAGCCAGCAGGAAGCACTCAGTGGTCCCAAACTTCACCATAGAACAGAGTTGAGCCACACAGCCAGCAACAAGCAGAGAGATGCCTTTCCTCAGGAAGCCCATGAGCATGACAGGTGTGACTGAGGAGGATAACCATATGTCTACAAAGGCCAAGTGGCAGAGGAAAAAGTACATTGGGGTATGAAGCTGAGGGCTGCTACTAATTAACATAATAATGCTGACATTGCCCATTAAGGTGACAATGTAGACTCCTAGAAATATCACAAAGAAGATGACCTTAAGTGTAGATTCCTCTGTTAACCCCAGAATGATAAACTTGGTCACACTGGTGTGGTTTCCAATCTCCATGTTTTCTGTGAATTATTCCTGTTGAGGCAAATGTGACTATTCATTTTTACACTTCTTTGTGTTTTGCCATTGTGTTGTGACCAAGTCAATGTTCCTCTGTTTTGAGGCATCCTATGAAAGAAGTATTAAAGATGAATaacaagagaagacagagaaattacAGTACAATATGATAATTTCAGTGTATACTAAGTAGCCAGTGAAAATTAGAAAGTTATGCTtttcagaataagaaaataaaagtgtgaaaataattttaaaatattttgtattataaaataatataattgggACTATGTTATTTACCTGAAAATTTCACTTATGTATATCATTTGTTTTCATAAACATCAGTTGAATAAATATCCATGCAAATATATTCAACATTTCAGTAAATCTTTTTTgcatacattttctttaattacttTATACATATAATTAACAACTAAAGAAAGACTCACGTACAAATCATTGACAATGCCTCATGATCCATTTTGATTTAGTGTACTTTGGGGGCATAAGTAAGTAACATTTACTTACTTGTAATCATACGATATATTCCATTTTAGTAACTTGCAGTTTCAGTCAatattatcaataaaataaattccagtATCCAAAAAAATACCCATATCTGAAATGCTGGATGATAATTTGTAAAAATTCTTAGCATGGTATCTATGAGGTTTCATAATCTGTCTCTAATTAGTTTCTAAATGCATCTTCTTATACATGCTTTTTTGCAATTTTTGTGCTTTTAAGAGACATGTTAACAAAAATAGATGTTTTATACTCAGTGTTATTGGTTCTAATTTTCAGAGAAACACAATTTTCTGCTAACACCATCATTTCAGTTCTTAAAGTTCTAAACACCAAAAATGGTAAATCTCGTAAATGGTAAATACCGAATACcataaaaatgtcttatttttgaaTAAGAAAGACagaacaaaaaaggacaaaaataaacaacacaacAACTCATGGACACGAACAATAGTGTGTGACTGTGAGCGGGAGGTTGAGGAGGGTATAGGGTGATACATGGTGATGGGTGAACACTTGACCTGGGTGGGTAGGTGAATATACAGTGCGGTGTACAGAGCTGTACTCCTCTATAATAACGTGAACCAGTGCCACCCGGTAAGATtcaattagaaaaagagaaatcattcAGTAATCCCAATAATGGGTCTTTGTTCTTCGACTGAATGAATGGTAAGATATAAAAAATCAACAGTTGAGAATCTgcagtacattaaaaaataagttctatctctttcttaatttcattaagtatatttaaattaCTCTAGTGACAGGTAGCTTGCTTGCCATTGTTGTTAGCTCTATcattaaaaatctgttttcacCTTTTCAGTGATCGCTGGTACTAACCACCTCCTCTCTGTAGAAAAACTCTGACAGATTTGAATACAGCTAGCCCGCCCCCTTTCCTAAAATTAAGCGCCTATAGTTCCTTTGGCCATTCCACCTGGGGCACACTGTTCAGACCCTCCCAGTGCTCTTGTCAGCCTCTGAACACACGCTGGTCCGGGCAAGGGGGCAGCCCTGAGCAGCATGTGTGGGGCCACCTCTGCATCTCTGTGCACGCCGTGCGAGCCTCCACTGGTGCTGAGAGAAGAGTCAcggagatgaagagagaggacagaccACAGGCCTCCCGCTGAGAACCTGTTCTAACTTGCACATGACAATCTCTGTgattctgttttttcatttgtaaaatgagaataatagttCCTGTAATGCAGCTTTGTTGCCagagtatatataataaatgatatGTATAATGAACCTAAAGGTGTTTGGTCATACATCAGGGCTAAGTAACTACTTTCAATTAGGTAAAAATGAAGTTTTTgaagatttctgttgtttaatttttgatgagaagtatatataatttttctttcaacacATGGCAGGAGTGTTGTGTTTTACCACAAATCCAAATAAGACAGAAAGTCCAATATCTGATGCCTGCATACTTCAGGGCTATGCCATTGAGAAACATAATGTGATAACTGATTCTTGCTGTTCCCTTCCTCTGTACTGGCCACAGAGGGTTCTTTCTCCAGCTCTTCACTTTGCCATCCCATTCATGTTCGCCTACCTAGGGCAGGGACTGACTCTCAATGCATGGTGACAACAAGACATAGGACCCTGAGCCTCATCCCACCTGAGTATCTAGTGTGTCTTCATCATTTCCTTTCATAGTTTGAGCTACAGAAGCATAGCAGCTGCTTTGGCTGCTTCAGACCATCCATATGCCTTGGGCCACCCTGGAAGCCTGGTGTGGGTGCCCAGAGTAGCCATTCTGCAGTGCGCCCCTTGCTGAGGCCAGTTTCCAGAGGTCAAAAGCAAAGTGTATCAGACACCttcttttagttttaatttcatattgaataaataaaaattaaaagtatttaaacaTAATCCATAAATATTGCACTCACCTTCAGAGTCAGAACTGTTGAGGTGTCACCcttaaaagaattatataaagCAGAAGTTTGCCACTTAGTTTTATAAGTAGTGGACTGAATACTCAACAATGTAAACACTGACTGCTCCCCTGGATCAAGGACCACAGTTACCTACATGCTCTGAGGATGAAGATGGTTATCTATGTGTATggccagaggaaaaggaagacTCTAATAGAGCGTAAAAATTCCCTAGGGCTGTTTTTCTTGCCCCATTGAGAAAAGGGTCCCCTGTTCAGAAAACCTTGTAGAGCCTGGTGACTCATTAAGGTCAGGTTGCCCTTCCCAAAGGAGCATctatatgactggtgtccttttgAATTTCTTCTCCTTTAGTTATAATGAAAGTGAAGATGTGCTTGGTCTCCCATAGCATAGAAAACATTCAGAATAATTAGCTTCCTACTTTATTAGGGTTAGTAGGCTGACAATAGTATACTTTCCAATTAAAGTAACCTTTAAGTCAATATGAAAAGGAGTATTAGAATTGAAGTAGGGAATAGTAAGGAAGAAAACATTACTTTGACTTAGTGACTATTTAGCTGCAGAAAAAATTAAGACGATTCTCTCAGGAATTCAGTATACACAGGATTGTCCCCTATTTAAGTGTCTTGAAACTCTTTCCTTCTCGCCCCCAAACAGAATAATTCAAAGAACTCTTCTGGGGCAGCTAAACACCCGCATCCACTGAGCCCGCAGGCAATAGCAAGTACATTAGCTACTCCACCTTCCTTTATTTGTCTCTAAAGGTTACCAGTTACCATGGACATTTATTATTTCTACAGCTTTTTTCACACATTCTGATAGACGAGACATCTCCAGTGGAGTTATTTTGCTATTCACAACCATCATTCACCATCCTCCAGTTGTAGTCAGGGCTGGACCCTGTTACTTCCTGTAGAAGTCATTTGTCCCATGCCCATTCCGGGATTACCCTCTGTGAAAAAAATGTCTTACAACCAACCTAAAAGCGTCAAGATATTTCactgtgatatatttatataagcctCCCTTACTTCACCAGTTCTGTTTAAAAGTACTCATATATTTTCAAGAAACCGAGTGGACTGCAACACCAGAATAAAGAAGCAGGTTCCAATTCTAAATAATGTTGGTTACCAGTAGATCAGTATCTTGCTCAGTCTTTCTTCTGCTTTAAACAGAATTATTCATCGTTTTGGACAGTGGATATGGCCAGTACTCCATTAGCCCTCAGAAGTGAGAACAAACCCATCATTCATTTTATTACTAATTTAGTCAATCCATTGCTTAACCTAAATTGAGGGCCTGCTATACAAAACAAAAGATCAGACAAACTTCCACTCAAATGGAATTTATCACAGAGCGTTATCAGTAGTGTAATGAAGGCACGTAGAAGTGCTTCAGAAATATAGGAGAAGAAATAATTTACTTTGAACCTAAGAATCTAGTCAGGAAAGGTGGCATAAATAGCAGCTTAGGTACTAACAAaggtatattttctatttatttatttatttatttatttatttatttatttatttatttcagagatagagagtgaatcagagagaaggatagacagggacagacaggaacggagagagatgagaagcatcaatcattagttttttattgcacgttgcaacaccttagttgttcattgattgctttcttatatgtgccttgaccgcgggccttcagcagaccaagtaaccccttgctggagccagcgaccttgggttcaagctggtgggcttttcctcaaaccagatgagcccgcactcaagctggtgacctcggggtctcgaacctgggtcccctgcatcccagtctgacgctctatccactgggccaccgcctggtcaggcaaacggTGTATTTTCAAGGATCCTGATGAAAACATTGTCTACAGACTTGGATGAAAAACTACTGGAATAAAAATTTGGAGAGATGGAGAAAAGTCAGTCACACCAGGGCCCTAATTCCA is drawn from Saccopteryx leptura isolate mSacLep1 chromosome 1, mSacLep1_pri_phased_curated, whole genome shotgun sequence and contains these coding sequences:
- the LOC136388779 gene encoding olfactory receptor 5P1-like, with the protein product MEIGNHTSVTKFIILGLTEESTLKVIFFVIFLGVYIVTLMGNVSIIMLISSSPQLHTPMYFFLCHLAFVDIWLSSSVTPVMLMGFLRKGISLLVAGCVAQLCSMVKFGTTECFLLAAMAYDRYVAICSPLLYTTRMAPRICILLVGLSYLGGFVNAWTFTGCLLSVSFCGPNQVDHFFCDFSPLLKISCSDVSIVEIIPSLSSGSIIVVTVFVISLSYMYILITILKMRSAEGRHKAFSTCTSHLTAVTLYYGTITFIYVLPKSSYSTDQNKVVSLFYTVVIPMLNPLIYSLRNKDVKDALRKATIRFYS